In Miscanthus floridulus cultivar M001 chromosome 5, ASM1932011v1, whole genome shotgun sequence, one genomic interval encodes:
- the LOC136455403 gene encoding uncharacterized protein codes for MTGFAGKRPQWREEERARAATGLPDLYDGLDLRAKDFIYARKPKKLKEGASKFNEPKFEEVERALIQAAKSKDSFEVRRGQDLLTLALGTPEHRGRVRGMSSKMSWNSVESWQSDAATYRSRQRYKEGIFQKGYDQGVAEMISRSIKEAFTSNDPDMVSMRSQMLRQAGVAVPQVPQGQTQGQPLPMIEDRPRHPVDDIRQPMRVNLNIPFGRAKKLTVGEGYMHPKEDIKDFNQDQIPANYAAVILTWYATQYEEFEMEYPTAQGVTILGAAIGSEVLWNKDDIEIILSTPTSTPMATPASQPSVAGSCPPDDPDHGDGDDEGNGGDDKGRKSPRGTSPHPRSPTPTTSPPAPPDSPSKGTSKGPGGTEEPGAKTPPAAIASTSHCPPPPAKTKGDQGHLTYSLEFERPRSPFHLFPESDDCPGHYEHGKFMITKAQLVDEERWETRRFHLWYMEAAKAGLHGFLVKVVAEYFHLPGNDVELPVDFHDMYRLLREQDLDIAQVTLFSM; via the exons atgactgggtttgctggtaagaggccccagtggcgggaggaagaaagggctagagctgccacCGGGCTTCCCGATCTGTACGACGgtctagacttgagggctaaggacttcatttatgcccgcaagccgaagaagctcaaggagggcgcgagcaagttcaatgagccgaagttcgaggaggtggagagggctctcatccaggccgctaaatccaaggacagcttcgaggttcgcaggggccaggacttgctgaccctagcgctgggaacccccgagcaccgtggccgcgtccgtggcatgtcgtcgaagatgagctggaactcagtggagtcatggcaatccgacgctgccacataccggtcaaggcagaggtacaaggagggcatctttcagaagggctatgatcaaggcgtggccgaaatgatcagtcggtccataaaagaagccttcacgagcaatgacccagatatggtgtcgatgaggtcacagatgcttcgccaggcaggcgtggccgtgccacaagttccacaagggcagacacaagggcagccactgccgatgatcgaggatcgcccaaggcaccccgtcgacgacatccggcaacccatgcgcgtcaacctcaacatcccgttcggcagggcgaaaaagttgaccgtgggtgagggttacatgcaccccaaagaagatatcaaagatttcaaccaagaccagatccctgccaactatgctgccgtgatacttacatggtatgcgacccaatatgaagaatttgaaatggaatatccaactgcacaaggggtaacgatccttggagctgccattggttccgaagtcctgtggaacaaggacgacatagagatcattctctcgacgccgacttctacgccgatggcgacaccagcatcacaaccatccgttgccggatcttgtccccccgatgatccggatcacggcgacggcgatgacgaaggcaatggcggggatgacaagggaaggaagtcaccccgaggcacaagccctcaccctcgttctcctactccaacaacaagtccacccgcacctcccgatagtccgtctaagggcacaagcaaaggaccgggaggcacggaggaaccgggggcaaagacaccgcctgctgccattgcgagcacaagccactgtcctccaccgccggcgaagactaaaggcgaccaagggcatctcacatactcacttgagttcgaaag gccaagatcacctttccatctatttcctgaatcggatgactgccccggccattacgagcatgggaagttcatgataaccaaggcccagctcgtcgacgaggaaaggtgggagacaaggaggtttcatctctggtacatggaagcggcaaaagctggcctacatggttttctagtcaaggttgtggcggagtacttccacttgcccggcaacgatgtagaactccctgtggacttccacgacatgtacagactactacgggaacaagaccttgacatcgcccaagtcaccttgttctctatgtaa